A single Paratractidigestivibacter faecalis DNA region contains:
- a CDS encoding ABC transporter substrate-binding protein, producing MKTTNASRILTAGLSRRAFVGASLASAATLVLAGCNSGNGSADGAASDSKAASGEKTKITFCLDYTPNTNHTGIYVAQNKGFFADEGLEVEIVQPADGTAEGAIGTGQAQLGVSYQDYLAAAYDAGNTGLTAVAAVIQHNTSGIMSRAEDGITHAALMEDHVYTTWDMAVEQATIKQIMTTDGGDFSKLKMVPFTVDDEVQGLKANMFDCVWVYEGWAVQNAAVQDYPVNYFSFKDMDDVFDFYTPVLAANNDFMKSNPDAVKAFLRAAKKGYEFAVEHPEDAAQILCDEVPELDSALVEASAKYLADQYTADASSWGVIDGKRWAAYFQWLNDNDLVENKLDVNAGFDTSYLA from the coding sequence ATGAAAACGACCAACGCCTCCCGCATCCTGACCGCCGGTCTTTCTCGCCGCGCCTTTGTGGGTGCCTCCCTGGCCTCCGCCGCCACCCTGGTGCTTGCCGGCTGCAACTCCGGCAACGGCTCCGCCGACGGCGCCGCCTCTGACTCCAAGGCCGCGTCTGGCGAGAAGACCAAGATCACGTTCTGCCTGGACTATACCCCCAACACCAACCACACCGGCATCTACGTGGCCCAGAACAAGGGCTTCTTTGCCGACGAGGGCCTTGAGGTGGAGATCGTCCAGCCTGCCGACGGCACCGCCGAGGGCGCCATCGGCACCGGCCAGGCCCAGCTGGGCGTGAGCTACCAGGACTACCTGGCCGCCGCCTACGACGCCGGCAACACCGGACTCACCGCCGTGGCCGCCGTCATCCAGCACAACACCTCCGGCATCATGAGCCGCGCCGAGGACGGCATCACCCACGCCGCCCTCATGGAGGACCACGTCTACACCACCTGGGACATGGCCGTGGAGCAGGCAACCATCAAGCAGATCATGACCACCGACGGCGGCGACTTCAGCAAGCTCAAGATGGTCCCCTTCACCGTGGACGACGAGGTCCAGGGCCTGAAGGCCAACATGTTCGACTGCGTCTGGGTCTACGAGGGCTGGGCCGTCCAGAACGCCGCCGTCCAGGACTACCCGGTGAACTACTTCAGCTTCAAGGACATGGACGACGTCTTTGACTTCTACACGCCGGTCCTGGCCGCCAACAACGACTTCATGAAGAGCAACCCGGACGCCGTCAAGGCCTTCCTGCGCGCCGCCAAGAAGGGCTACGAGTTTGCCGTCGAGCACCCCGAGGACGCTGCGCAAATCCTGTGCGACGAGGTGCCCGAGCTTGACTCCGCGCTCGTCGAGGCCAGCGCCAAGTACCTGGCCGACCAGTACACCGCCGACGCCTCCAGCTGGGGCGTCATCGACGGCAAGCGCTGGGCCGCGTACTTCCAGTGGCTCAACGACAACGACCTGGTCGAGAACAAGCTGGACGTCAACGCCGGCTTTGACACCTCCTACCTGGCCTAG
- a CDS encoding ABC transporter ATP-binding protein, giving the protein MPALEARDLTLAWDEGSDVVRHVSLCVDPGETVCIVGKSGCGKTTILHALSGLIRPREGQVLLHGRDITGKPGQVSYMLQKDLLLQSRTILDNACLPLVIGGMRPAEAREKARPLLERFGLAGVEDKWPSQLSGGMRQRAAFLRTYLMGNDVALLDEPFSALDALTRADIRSWYVRTASELGMASVVITHDVDEAVIMATRVYVLEGDPRGGTPSTIAGEVPINHQVEGAFDLSPEFLTAKREVLSLLG; this is encoded by the coding sequence TTGCCCGCCCTCGAGGCGCGCGACCTTACCCTGGCGTGGGACGAGGGCTCCGACGTCGTGCGCCACGTGAGCCTGTGCGTTGACCCCGGCGAGACTGTCTGCATCGTGGGCAAGTCCGGCTGCGGCAAGACAACCATCCTGCACGCGCTCTCCGGCCTCATCCGTCCGCGCGAGGGGCAGGTCCTTCTCCACGGGCGCGATATCACCGGCAAGCCCGGCCAGGTGAGCTACATGCTGCAGAAGGACCTGCTGCTGCAGAGCCGCACCATCCTGGACAACGCCTGCCTTCCGCTGGTCATCGGCGGCATGAGGCCCGCCGAGGCCCGCGAGAAGGCAAGGCCGCTCCTGGAGCGCTTTGGCCTTGCGGGCGTGGAGGACAAGTGGCCCAGCCAGCTGTCCGGCGGCATGCGCCAGCGCGCGGCCTTCCTGCGCACCTACCTCATGGGCAACGACGTGGCGCTGCTGGACGAGCCCTTCTCGGCGCTTGACGCCCTCACGCGAGCGGACATCCGCAGCTGGTACGTCAGGACGGCCTCCGAGCTGGGCATGGCCTCCGTGGTCATCACCCACGACGTGGACGAGGCCGTCATCATGGCCACCCGCGTCTACGTCCTGGAAGGCGACCCCAGAGGCGGAACCCCCTCGACCATAGCCGGCGAAGTCCCCATAAACCACCAGGTAGAAGGAGCCTTCGACCTCTCCCCAGAGTTCCTCACGGCCAAGCGAGAAGTTCTGAGCCTCTTGGGCTAA
- a CDS encoding AAA family ATPase, whose amino-acid sequence MARNPFTPNFGQVPRVLAGRDQLIDEIVSAFDNAPGDPSLTSILIGARGTGKTALLSLLANEAESKGWLAVNVPCVGGMLEEIFQGTVKASSHLICQSDETKLTGLTIGQLIGLEWEAKPSEKPTWFLRMSALLDELDRRDVGLLITVDEVRPSLEEMGLLASYYQLFVRDERKVALLMAGLPSEVSLLLNDKSASFLRRASQYHIGDIGDADAELVLERTAEEGEKAFTPDALGRVVEACGGFPYLIQLMGYRSWQAAGNSSTIDVESAERGISRARSDFETRVLKATLDELSDKDLEFLCAMAQDRDESRTSEIAERMGQSTGYVSQYRRRLLEQGVIASKGRGKVTFALPFLKEYLKEYLGD is encoded by the coding sequence ATGGCGAGAAACCCCTTTACACCAAATTTCGGGCAGGTTCCCAGGGTTCTTGCTGGGCGCGATCAGCTGATCGACGAGATTGTCTCTGCGTTCGACAACGCTCCCGGAGACCCGAGCCTAACGTCGATACTCATCGGTGCTCGTGGAACGGGCAAGACCGCCCTGTTGTCTCTTTTGGCCAATGAGGCCGAAAGCAAGGGATGGCTTGCGGTTAATGTGCCCTGCGTCGGCGGCATGCTCGAAGAGATCTTCCAGGGAACCGTTAAGGCGAGTTCGCACTTGATTTGCCAATCCGACGAGACGAAGCTGACGGGTCTTACGATTGGCCAGCTGATTGGGCTAGAGTGGGAGGCCAAGCCATCGGAGAAGCCCACGTGGTTTCTGCGTATGTCTGCACTGCTTGACGAACTCGATCGACGGGACGTGGGACTACTCATCACGGTCGATGAGGTTAGACCCAGCCTTGAGGAGATGGGGCTGCTCGCAAGCTACTACCAATTATTTGTTCGTGACGAGCGGAAGGTCGCTCTGCTTATGGCGGGCCTGCCCTCCGAGGTGTCTCTGCTTCTCAACGACAAATCAGCCTCTTTTTTGCGCCGAGCCAGCCAATACCATATTGGAGATATCGGCGATGCTGATGCGGAGCTTGTCCTCGAGCGAACTGCAGAAGAGGGAGAGAAGGCCTTTACTCCTGATGCGCTTGGCCGCGTCGTGGAGGCCTGTGGGGGATTCCCGTATTTGATTCAGCTCATGGGTTATCGCTCGTGGCAAGCTGCCGGGAATTCAAGCACAATTGATGTAGAGAGCGCCGAGCGGGGCATCTCCCGCGCAAGGTCAGATTTCGAGACTCGCGTGCTTAAGGCAACCTTGGACGAGCTCTCTGATAAAGACCTTGAATTCTTGTGCGCCATGGCCCAAGACCGTGATGAGTCTAGGACCTCTGAGATTGCCGAGAGGATGGGACAATCGACGGGATACGTCTCCCAATATCGGAGAAGGCTGCTTGAGCAGGGCGTAATCGCCTCGAAGGGCCGCGGAAAAGTCACGTTTGCCCTTCCCTTCCTCAAGGAATACCTCAAAGAGTATCTCGGCGACTAA
- a CDS encoding aminopeptidase, with translation MERPNAWKDYTAEQLDELHYLCEGYKAYISDNKTERECCAAAVSLAEEAGYVDLAAKIAAGEALKPGDKVYAVNRGKALMLVNLGTDPLEQGVNILGAHIDSPRLDVKQNPMEEKSDLLTLDTHYYGGIKKYQWVTVPLAIHGVVAKKDGTVVPVAVGEDPEDPVFCISDLLPHLAREQLTKEASKVIEGEMLDVLVGGRPVCVKDGEKPEEKDLVKRGVLSILEEQLGIDEEDLLSAELEVVPAGAARDLGFDRSMVLGYGQDDRSCAYTSLVAQLDVKEVKRTSVCLLVDKEEIGSVGATGMRSRFFEDTLAEVLELAGVHGELALRRCLRESNMLSSDVSAGYDPNFASAFEEKNASYLGRGLTFNKFTGGSGKSGSNDADAEYVAKIRRVMDEGGVHFQTAELGRVDVGGGGTIAYILALYGMSVIDCGVPVLSMHAPWEITSKADIYEAYRGYCSFLRLA, from the coding sequence ATGGAGCGTCCGAACGCCTGGAAGGACTACACGGCCGAGCAGCTCGACGAGCTGCACTACCTCTGCGAGGGCTACAAGGCCTACATCTCCGACAACAAGACCGAGCGCGAGTGCTGCGCCGCGGCCGTGAGCCTGGCCGAGGAGGCTGGCTACGTGGACCTGGCCGCCAAGATCGCCGCCGGCGAGGCCCTGAAGCCCGGCGACAAGGTCTACGCCGTCAACCGCGGCAAGGCCCTCATGCTGGTCAACCTGGGCACCGACCCGCTGGAGCAGGGCGTCAACATCCTGGGTGCCCACATCGATTCGCCGCGCCTGGACGTCAAGCAGAACCCCATGGAGGAGAAGAGCGACCTTCTCACCCTGGACACCCACTACTACGGCGGCATCAAGAAGTACCAGTGGGTCACCGTTCCGCTGGCCATCCACGGCGTGGTTGCCAAGAAGGACGGCACCGTCGTCCCCGTGGCCGTGGGCGAGGACCCGGAGGACCCGGTGTTCTGCATCTCCGACCTGCTGCCCCACCTCGCCCGCGAGCAGCTCACCAAGGAGGCCTCCAAGGTCATCGAGGGCGAGATGCTCGACGTCCTGGTGGGCGGCCGTCCCGTCTGCGTCAAGGACGGCGAGAAGCCCGAGGAGAAGGACCTGGTCAAGCGCGGCGTCCTTTCCATCCTCGAGGAGCAGCTGGGCATCGACGAGGAGGACCTCCTCTCCGCCGAGCTCGAGGTCGTTCCCGCCGGCGCGGCCCGCGACCTGGGCTTTGACCGCTCCATGGTCCTTGGCTACGGCCAGGACGACCGCTCCTGCGCCTACACGAGCCTCGTGGCCCAGCTGGACGTCAAGGAGGTCAAGCGCACCTCCGTCTGCCTGCTGGTTGACAAGGAGGAGATTGGCTCCGTGGGCGCCACGGGCATGAGGAGCCGCTTCTTCGAGGACACCCTGGCCGAGGTGCTGGAGCTTGCCGGCGTCCACGGCGAGCTTGCCCTGCGTCGCTGCCTGCGCGAGTCCAACATGCTCTCCAGCGACGTCTCCGCTGGCTATGACCCCAACTTTGCCTCCGCGTTTGAGGAGAAGAACGCCAGTTACCTGGGCCGCGGCCTCACGTTCAACAAGTTCACCGGCGGCAGCGGCAAGTCCGGCTCCAACGACGCCGACGCCGAGTACGTGGCCAAGATCCGCCGCGTGATGGACGAGGGCGGCGTTCACTTCCAGACCGCCGAGCTCGGCCGCGTCGACGTGGGTGGCGGCGGCACTATCGCCTACATCCTGGCCCTCTACGGCATGAGCGTCATCGACTGCGGCGTGCCCGTGCTGTCCATGCACGCCCCCTGGGAGATCACCAGCAAGGCCGATATCTACGAGGCCTACCGCGGGTACTGCTCGTTCCTGCGCCTGGCTTAG
- the fba gene encoding class II fructose-1,6-bisphosphate aldolase yields MLVNATAMLQSAEKGHYGIGAFNTNNLEWASSILDAAEELQSPVIIQCTSGAAKWQTSFKIVSQMVHQLVEDKNITVPVALHLDHGTYEDALKCIEAGFTSVMYDGSHEADFETNLARTAEIVKIAHNKGISVEAEVGGIGGVEDGVASNGELADPEQCKAIADLGVDFLACGIGNIHGLYPANWAGLSFDRLSEIKALTGDLPLVLHGGTGIPVEQVQKAISLGVSKINVNTDLQVVFAEATRKYIESGADQQGKGYDPRKLLKPGREAIVTRTKELICEFGSDGKAWN; encoded by the coding sequence ATGCTCGTCAACGCAACTGCCATGCTCCAGAGCGCCGAGAAGGGCCACTACGGCATTGGTGCCTTCAACACCAACAACCTCGAGTGGGCCTCGTCCATCCTGGATGCCGCGGAGGAGCTGCAGAGCCCCGTCATCATTCAGTGCACCTCTGGTGCCGCCAAGTGGCAGACCAGCTTCAAGATTGTCTCCCAGATGGTTCACCAGCTCGTCGAGGACAAGAACATCACCGTCCCCGTCGCCCTTCACCTTGACCACGGCACCTACGAGGACGCCCTCAAGTGCATCGAGGCCGGCTTCACCTCCGTCATGTACGACGGCTCCCACGAGGCCGACTTTGAGACCAACCTCGCCCGCACCGCCGAGATCGTGAAGATCGCCCACAACAAGGGCATCTCCGTCGAGGCCGAGGTCGGCGGCATCGGTGGCGTCGAGGACGGCGTTGCCTCCAACGGCGAGCTCGCTGACCCCGAGCAGTGCAAGGCCATCGCCGACCTTGGCGTTGACTTCCTGGCCTGCGGCATCGGCAACATCCACGGCCTGTACCCCGCCAACTGGGCCGGCCTCTCCTTTGACCGCCTGTCCGAGATCAAGGCCCTGACCGGCGACCTGCCGCTCGTCCTTCACGGCGGCACCGGCATCCCCGTGGAGCAGGTCCAGAAGGCCATCTCCCTGGGCGTCTCCAAGATTAACGTCAACACCGACCTGCAGGTCGTCTTTGCCGAGGCCACTCGCAAGTACATCGAGTCCGGCGCTGACCAGCAGGGCAAGGGCTATGACCCGCGCAAGCTCCTCAAGCCTGGTCGCGAGGCCATCGTCACCCGCACCAAGGAGCTCATCTGCGAGTTTGGCTCCGACGGCAAGGCCTGGAACTAG
- a CDS encoding IS3 family transposase has translation MRVLREEGHGLGRLLECAGMARSSYYYALSHPKAPTRPELWEAAAEIFSRTANGCGHRQIAMCLRAEQGVRIAYKTTLKMMREMGISCGIRRETDYHRYNSYRGKVGKTFENVIGRDFAADGPWEKMGTDVTEFKQPWGKAYFAPVYDFGSKEIVAWSTSLHPNMAQQHELLDQLVSKKPKGSRPILHSDMGWQYQQAGWCRRLEEAGVVQSMSRKGNCIDNGATEQVFGHIKDEFFRGRTWPDFESFKADLDDFVVHWNTRRRQVKLKGLTPEEFRRQSLAA, from the coding sequence GTGAGGGTCCTGCGCGAAGAGGGGCACGGGCTGGGGCGCCTGCTGGAGTGCGCCGGCATGGCCCGGTCCAGCTACTACTACGCGCTGTCGCACCCGAAGGCTCCCACCAGGCCCGAGCTCTGGGAGGCCGCCGCCGAGATATTCTCGCGCACCGCCAACGGGTGCGGCCACAGGCAGATCGCCATGTGCCTGCGCGCCGAGCAGGGCGTGCGCATAGCCTACAAGACGACGCTGAAGATGATGCGCGAGATGGGCATCAGCTGCGGGATCCGCCGCGAGACCGACTACCACAGGTACAACTCGTACAGGGGCAAGGTCGGAAAGACCTTCGAGAACGTCATCGGCAGGGACTTCGCCGCCGACGGGCCGTGGGAAAAGATGGGCACCGACGTCACCGAGTTCAAGCAGCCCTGGGGCAAGGCCTACTTCGCGCCGGTCTACGACTTCGGCAGCAAGGAGATCGTCGCCTGGTCCACGTCGCTGCACCCCAACATGGCTCAGCAGCACGAGCTGCTCGACCAGCTCGTGTCCAAGAAGCCCAAGGGCTCCAGGCCGATCCTGCACTCGGACATGGGCTGGCAGTACCAGCAGGCCGGTTGGTGCAGGCGGTTGGAGGAGGCCGGCGTGGTGCAGAGCATGTCCCGGAAGGGCAACTGCATCGACAACGGCGCGACGGAGCAGGTGTTCGGCCACATCAAGGACGAGTTCTTCCGTGGAAGGACGTGGCCGGACTTCGAGTCCTTCAAGGCGGACCTCGACGACTTCGTGGTCCATTGGAACACGAGGAGGCGCCAGGTTAAACTGAAGGGACTGACCCCGGAGGAGTTCCGGAGACAGTCCCTTGCGGCGTAG
- a CDS encoding helix-turn-helix domain-containing protein, translating to MRVDLRVKHDIEARKAAIGLFERGNGYKSAAKALSVPRGTVRQWLCVYRSFGSGVLLSMDGKQARYTYEQKVAAASAVVDGGMTKAEAMAAFGIMSMSPLKKWCALYRRGGAEALRPRPKGRPSGSKARPRTREEELEERCRRLETEVAYLKKLRALVERDGL from the coding sequence ATGCGTGTCGACTTGAGGGTGAAGCACGACATCGAGGCCAGGAAGGCGGCGATCGGGCTCTTCGAGCGAGGCAACGGCTACAAGTCTGCGGCGAAGGCGCTGTCGGTCCCGCGCGGAACCGTGAGACAATGGCTCTGCGTATACCGGTCGTTCGGAAGCGGGGTGCTGCTATCCATGGACGGCAAGCAGGCCAGGTACACATACGAGCAGAAGGTCGCCGCAGCCTCCGCCGTGGTCGACGGCGGCATGACGAAGGCCGAGGCGATGGCGGCGTTCGGCATAATGTCGATGTCGCCGCTCAAGAAGTGGTGCGCGCTATACCGCCGGGGCGGCGCGGAGGCCCTGCGCCCGAGGCCCAAGGGCCGGCCGAGCGGTTCCAAGGCGAGGCCGCGGACCCGCGAGGAGGAGCTCGAGGAGCGCTGCCGAAGGCTCGAGACCGAGGTGGCCTACCTAAAAAAATTGCGTGCCCTGGTCGAGAGGGACGGGCTCTGA
- a CDS encoding amino acid adenylation domain-containing protein, protein MASTGTTGANVLLDSVMRWARLAPDAPAFSAASCQDTTYAQLWDQACVIAHGLDAHLGGRGPVLVLGRKTATTVASFLACLMSGHAYVPVDVSLPARRVHDIAGQIEGAACLAACELPEELAPMILEPGYLDARQLLVDAEERGLKAAPLPRERWVSGEETQYIIFTSGTTGRPKGIEVTAANVAQFSEWLREFPQVRKGGRVFLDQAHYSFDLSEFELVGALVTGGCLHAVDEGECSDFRALFDDLSRSGVQVWVSTPSFADLCLVDKSFDQRLLPNLRLFLFCGETLHHTTAAKLRERFPQAIVANTYGPTESTVAVTYCQIGDKELADPTPLPVGRPRRGTELRIVDHQTGEPVPAGQTGEIVIVGDTVARGYWQDPQKTQLAFFESQMGDGTPTRAYRTGDLGRIDASGLLHCEGRLDSLVKLNGFRIELGEVEGALEALPQVQQAVVAPATKDGRVRSLCAFVVLAAGGEKGEKSGAPGEKPGSPRDTLALSRELKAELARSLPAYMVPRQVRVLERMPLNANGKADRRSLAASVSR, encoded by the coding sequence ATGGCTTCCACGGGAACCACAGGCGCCAACGTACTGCTCGACTCAGTCATGAGGTGGGCGAGGCTCGCCCCGGACGCCCCGGCCTTTAGCGCGGCCTCCTGTCAGGACACCACCTACGCGCAGCTCTGGGACCAGGCCTGCGTCATCGCACATGGCCTCGACGCCCACCTCGGGGGCCGCGGCCCCGTGCTCGTCCTCGGACGCAAGACCGCCACGACCGTGGCCTCGTTTCTCGCCTGCCTCATGAGCGGCCACGCCTACGTGCCGGTCGACGTGAGCCTGCCCGCCCGTCGGGTGCACGACATCGCCGGCCAGATCGAGGGCGCGGCATGCCTGGCTGCCTGCGAGTTGCCCGAGGAGCTGGCACCCATGATCTTGGAGCCGGGCTATCTCGACGCGCGCCAGCTCCTGGTCGACGCCGAGGAGCGCGGCCTTAAGGCGGCCCCGCTGCCTCGCGAGCGCTGGGTGAGCGGGGAGGAGACCCAGTACATCATCTTCACCTCTGGCACGACGGGCCGCCCCAAGGGCATTGAGGTCACGGCCGCAAACGTCGCCCAGTTCTCGGAGTGGCTGCGCGAGTTCCCGCAGGTCCGCAAGGGCGGCCGCGTCTTTCTCGACCAGGCCCACTACTCCTTTGACCTGAGCGAGTTCGAGCTCGTGGGGGCGCTTGTTACCGGCGGCTGCCTGCATGCGGTGGACGAGGGGGAGTGCTCCGACTTCCGTGCCCTGTTTGACGACCTCTCGCGCTCGGGCGTCCAGGTGTGGGTCTCCACGCCCTCCTTTGCCGACCTCTGCCTCGTGGACAAGAGCTTTGACCAGCGCCTCCTTCCCAACCTGCGGCTCTTTCTGTTCTGCGGTGAGACGCTGCACCACACCACCGCGGCAAAGCTGCGGGAACGTTTCCCCCAGGCCATCGTGGCAAACACCTACGGGCCCACCGAGTCCACAGTTGCCGTCACGTACTGTCAGATTGGCGACAAGGAGCTGGCCGACCCCACGCCGCTGCCCGTCGGGCGCCCGCGCCGCGGCACCGAGCTGCGCATCGTCGACCACCAGACTGGCGAGCCGGTGCCGGCGGGCCAGACGGGGGAGATCGTGATTGTGGGCGACACGGTGGCGCGTGGCTACTGGCAGGACCCGCAGAAGACCCAGTTGGCCTTCTTTGAGTCGCAGATGGGCGACGGCACCCCGACCCGCGCGTATCGCACCGGTGACCTGGGGCGCATTGACGCTAGCGGCCTTCTTCACTGCGAGGGCAGGCTCGACTCGCTCGTGAAGCTCAACGGGTTTCGCATCGAGCTCGGCGAGGTGGAGGGCGCGCTCGAGGCCCTGCCGCAGGTCCAGCAGGCCGTGGTGGCGCCTGCGACAAAGGACGGACGCGTGCGCAGCCTCTGCGCCTTCGTCGTCCTCGCGGCGGGCGGCGAGAAGGGCGAGAAGTCCGGCGCGCCAGGCGAGAAGCCCGGCTCGCCCCGCGACACCCTTGCCCTGAGCCGCGAGCTCAAGGCGGAGCTCGCCCGCAGCCTGCCGGCCTACATGGTGCCGCGGCAGGTGCGCGTGCTCGAGCGCATGCCGCTCAACGCCAACGGCAAGGCCGACCGCAGGTCGCTTGCCGCAAGCGTTTCTCGATAG
- the dltC gene encoding D-alanine--poly(phosphoribitol) ligase subunit DltC, with translation MENNELSDRMMDLLEDVSGDPSVRDHMDDDLFELGFLDSMAAIELLVGIEDEFGVSIAPTEVERSAMNTPAKIIAQVQKRL, from the coding sequence ATGGAAAACAACGAGCTTAGCGACCGCATGATGGATCTGCTCGAGGACGTGAGCGGAGACCCGTCCGTTCGCGACCACATGGATGATGACCTATTTGAACTGGGGTTTCTTGACTCCATGGCGGCCATCGAGCTGCTGGTTGGTATAGAGGACGAGTTCGGCGTGAGCATCGCCCCCACCGAGGTGGAGCGTTCGGCCATGAACACGCCGGCAAAGATCATCGCGCAAGTCCAGAAGCGCCTCTAG
- the dltB gene encoding D-alanyl-lipoteichoic acid biosynthesis protein DltB, producing the protein MTLFADPSFFVLLAAALVPAAALGLAGHSLRRYGLAVSLGFLACAFMGNPVQLAGLVAFLLLARAAMLWLAASPRDNVRYGLAVAASLAPLAVYKLTATAGVGLWGFVGISYVTFKAVQVVIEVRDGLIGAQDLGLEDWLYFLLFFPQFSSGPIDRSRRFAADARAVPSRDEYAGLLARGILLLLAGAAYKFVLAAWVHRGYAASAWGSASGGADVVAELWLQVRCAYQYGLYLFCDFQGYSLMAMGASYCLGIRCPRNFRAPFAAADIVDFWNRWHITLSTWFRDFVFMRFTRWCMHRRLVHGRVRTAQVAFMVDMLVMGFWHGIAPCYIAYGVYHGLLLGATEWMQKRSRFYRAHRHQAWFRVGLWFVTLQLVMFGFAIFSGQVGVALGGVLNG; encoded by the coding sequence ATGACGCTCTTCGCCGACCCAAGCTTCTTCGTGCTGCTGGCGGCCGCCCTCGTGCCCGCGGCGGCGCTCGGCCTGGCGGGACACAGCCTGCGCCGCTATGGCCTGGCGGTCTCGCTGGGGTTTCTCGCCTGCGCCTTTATGGGCAACCCGGTGCAGCTTGCGGGACTCGTGGCCTTTCTGCTGCTTGCACGGGCGGCGATGCTCTGGCTCGCTGCGAGCCCCAGGGACAACGTGCGCTACGGCCTGGCCGTGGCGGCGAGCCTGGCCCCACTCGCGGTCTACAAGCTCACCGCGACCGCGGGCGTCGGCCTCTGGGGCTTCGTGGGCATCAGCTACGTGACGTTCAAGGCCGTCCAGGTGGTGATCGAGGTCCGTGACGGGCTCATCGGCGCCCAGGACCTCGGGCTCGAGGACTGGCTCTACTTCCTGCTGTTCTTCCCGCAGTTCTCGTCCGGCCCCATCGACCGGAGCCGCCGCTTTGCCGCCGACGCCCGCGCCGTGCCCTCCCGCGACGAGTACGCGGGGCTCCTTGCCCGCGGCATCCTGCTCCTCCTTGCCGGCGCGGCGTACAAGTTCGTGCTGGCGGCATGGGTCCACCGCGGCTACGCGGCGTCCGCATGGGGCAGCGCCAGCGGCGGCGCCGACGTGGTCGCCGAGCTTTGGCTCCAGGTGAGGTGCGCCTACCAGTACGGCCTCTACCTCTTCTGCGACTTCCAGGGCTACAGCCTCATGGCCATGGGTGCGAGCTACTGCTTGGGCATTCGCTGCCCGCGCAACTTCCGCGCGCCCTTTGCGGCGGCAGACATCGTGGACTTCTGGAACCGCTGGCATATCACGCTCTCCACGTGGTTTCGCGACTTCGTGTTCATGCGGTTCACGCGCTGGTGCATGCATAGGCGCCTGGTCCACGGGCGCGTCCGCACGGCTCAGGTGGCCTTCATGGTCGACATGCTGGTCATGGGCTTCTGGCACGGCATCGCGCCCTGCTACATAGCCTATGGCGTCTACCACGGCCTTCTCTTGGGCGCCACGGAGTGGATGCAGAAGAGGTCGCGCTTCTATCGCGCGCACCGGCACCAGGCGTGGTTCCGCGTGGGCCTGTGGTTTGTGACGCTGCAGCTTGTCATGTTCGGCTTTGCGATCTTCTCCGGACAGGTGGGGGTCGCGCTGGGAGGCGTGCTCAATGGATAG